TGTCCGGCGAGGCCGCGAGCCGCTTCAGCGCCTCGCCCAGCTCGCCGCCCGTCACCTTCACGCGGCCCTCCACGTTCAGCCGGGTGACAGGGGTGAGCCGGGTGGGGAAGGTGAGCGAGCCGACGCGGGCCACCGCCGCCGCCAGCCGCACCATCGGGTTGGGCGCGGCAGGTGGGACGGAGGAGTGTCCGCCGGGGCCGGTGGCCTTCAGCGTCACGTTGCGCGACACCCGCTCCGCTGCCTGGAGGTTGACGAAGCGCACCCGGCTCCGGTCCTCGGACAGCTCCGTGAGACCTCCCTCGTTGATGGCGAGCTCCGCCTCGCGCAGCTCGGGGTGGTGCTCCAACAGCTTGTCGATGCCGGCCTTGCCGCCCGCCTCCTCGTCCGCGCTGAGCACCAGCACCACGTCGCGCTTCAGCTTCACCTTGTCACTCGTGAGCCTGCGCAACGCCAGCACGCTGGCCGCGGCCATTCCCTTGTTGTCCTGGACGCCGCGTCCGTAGAGGAAGCCATCGCGCTCGGTGAGCACCCACGGATCCGACGCCCACTCCTCGCGTCTGGCCGGGACCGTGTCCAGGTGGGCGAGCACCAGCACGGGGCGCGCGCCGCCAGTACCCTTCAGCCGCGCGATCAGGTGGGCGCGTCCGGGCACGGGCTCGAAGAGCTGGGACTCGATGCCGGCCTCACGCAGCCAGCGCGCGGCCACCTCGGCGGCGGCGGTCT
The sequence above is drawn from the Archangium gephyra genome and encodes:
- a CDS encoding M20/M25/M40 family metallo-hydrolase, giving the protein MRPLFFALALLAVPGCGHAAAPSRSAPPRAAEEMRALLTELIAVDTSNPPGNETAAAEVAARWLREAGIESQLFEPVPGRAHLIARLKGTGGARPVLVLAHLDTVPARREEWASDPWVLTERDGFLYGRGVQDNKGMAAASVLALRRLTSDKVKLKRDVVLVLSADEEAGGKAGIDKLLEHHPELREAELAINEGGLTELSEDRSRVRFVNLQAAERVSRNVTLKATGPGGHSSVPPAAPNPMVRLAAAVARVGSLTFPTRLTPVTRLNVEGRVKVTGGELGEALKRLAASPDSPPQEAVDAIARLEPALAAVLRTTCVPTVFNAGTRPNVIPATAEATINCRLLPDEDIQAFRARLVEAVADKDIQVELNMTPPDSPASPVGDNAMFRAATAAAKKVWPGAPVFPRMSTGTTESTELRRAGIHAYGIDLFALTPDDARTAHAPNERIPSASLQPGAEFVYQLLSELAK